A section of the Sphingomonas ginsenosidivorax genome encodes:
- a CDS encoding AsmA family protein, protein MDATAPTEPPAAPPASVPPPVDPRRTRRRRIVRNTILGIIGAIFAVWLVLYITKGRFLKHTFERVVGAQTHRKVTVGGDFQLYFAPFRIKFYAENFMISNPDWATRPTLFQAKRLDTRIAPLSLLFGKRRLYWLDLVDGAVDLEWNAAHSANTWTFDTGKKGGKPLEFPRIDVATVTGTSVRYLDPRMRVLADLKVDDIRSVDAQIGRAVGVKGKGRLRDTPFTVTAQLLSPDATANRGQNKLVARMRAAGNVIDVAGTLPSIADIENVPLAVTARGANLSTLLGVIDVAIPNTRTYRLRGQLVKHGEEYRFTRLTGGAGNTDLAGSLTITNGARIHLESVLATRSLDIVDAAPFIGYNPDIVESKGAVAAAAATGAGPQRLLPDANLPIETMRLFDADLKWTIGVVKSKNIPISNVDLTLDLERGRLALSPLTFAMARGNVSSDVVFDTRARPSAVSYDIRLAPTPMGRLLKGYGLVEAGTTGTIKGRIELKGRGDSIHDSLATSQGRIAFVMPSGALTVRNVQLAELDIGTFAQRMFQGKLDEPVQVNCGLIGFTVRGGVAAADPILIDTRKSVIIARGGFSFRNEAIDLAFRADSKKFSLFAGQSPVGIDGVFAAPGLRVVSPDLLARAGTGLGLALVATPLAGVLAFVDVGDAKATACGPVLAGATATAQRTTKGQPRDDVGRGTPAKAENGKASDAEKKGQKKKFLGIF, encoded by the coding sequence ATGGACGCGACCGCACCGACCGAACCCCCTGCGGCGCCCCCCGCCTCCGTTCCACCCCCGGTCGATCCGCGCCGCACCCGGCGGCGGCGGATCGTCCGCAACACGATCCTCGGCATCATCGGCGCGATCTTCGCGGTGTGGCTGGTGCTCTACATCACCAAGGGGCGGTTCCTCAAACACACGTTCGAGCGCGTCGTCGGCGCGCAGACGCACCGCAAGGTGACCGTCGGCGGCGATTTCCAGCTCTATTTCGCGCCGTTCAGAATCAAGTTCTACGCCGAGAATTTCATGATCTCGAACCCCGACTGGGCGACGCGGCCGACCCTGTTCCAGGCCAAGCGCCTCGACACCCGGATCGCGCCGCTGTCGCTGCTGTTCGGCAAGCGTCGGCTCTACTGGCTCGACCTGGTCGACGGCGCGGTCGACCTGGAATGGAACGCCGCGCACAGCGCCAACACCTGGACGTTCGACACCGGCAAGAAGGGCGGCAAGCCGCTCGAATTCCCGCGGATCGACGTGGCGACGGTGACGGGCACGAGCGTGCGCTATCTCGATCCGCGGATGCGCGTGCTCGCGGACCTGAAGGTCGACGACATCCGATCGGTCGACGCGCAGATCGGCCGCGCGGTCGGGGTGAAGGGCAAGGGCCGGCTGCGCGACACGCCGTTTACCGTGACCGCGCAGCTCCTCTCGCCCGACGCCACCGCCAATCGCGGGCAGAACAAGCTGGTCGCGCGGATGCGCGCGGCGGGCAACGTGATCGACGTCGCCGGCACGCTGCCGAGCATCGCCGATATCGAGAACGTCCCGCTCGCGGTGACCGCGCGCGGCGCCAACCTGTCGACGCTGCTCGGCGTGATCGACGTCGCGATCCCGAACACGCGCACCTATCGACTGCGCGGGCAACTGGTGAAGCATGGCGAAGAATATCGCTTCACGCGCCTGACCGGCGGGGCGGGCAATACCGACCTCGCCGGCAGCCTGACGATCACCAACGGCGCGCGGATCCATCTCGAGTCCGTGCTGGCGACCAGGAGCCTCGACATCGTCGATGCGGCACCGTTCATCGGCTACAACCCCGACATCGTCGAATCGAAGGGCGCGGTCGCCGCTGCGGCTGCGACCGGTGCAGGGCCGCAGCGGCTGCTGCCCGACGCGAACCTGCCGATCGAGACTATGCGGCTGTTCGACGCGGACCTGAAATGGACGATCGGTGTCGTCAAATCGAAGAACATCCCGATCTCCAACGTCGACCTGACGCTCGACCTCGAGCGCGGGCGCCTGGCGCTGTCGCCGCTGACGTTCGCGATGGCGCGCGGCAACGTCTCGTCGGACGTGGTGTTCGACACGCGTGCACGACCGAGCGCGGTGTCGTACGACATACGCCTGGCGCCGACCCCGATGGGGCGGCTGCTCAAGGGCTATGGGCTGGTCGAGGCGGGCACGACCGGCACGATCAAGGGCCGGATCGAGCTGAAGGGCCGCGGCGATTCGATCCATGATTCGCTCGCGACGTCGCAGGGCCGGATCGCGTTCGTGATGCCGTCGGGCGCGCTGACGGTGCGCAACGTGCAGCTCGCCGAGCTCGACATCGGCACGTTCGCGCAGCGGATGTTCCAGGGCAAGCTCGACGAGCCGGTGCAGGTCAATTGCGGGCTGATCGGCTTCACCGTGCGCGGCGGCGTCGCGGCGGCGGATCCGATCCTGATCGACACCCGGAAGAGCGTGATCATTGCGCGCGGCGGGTTCAGCTTCCGCAACGAGGCGATCGACCTCGCCTTCCGCGCCGATTCGAAGAAGTTCAGCCTGTTCGCGGGCCAGTCGCCGGTCGGCATCGACGGCGTGTTCGCGGCGCCCGGTCTTCGCGTGGTAAGCCCGGACCTGCTCGCGCGCGCGGGCACCGGCCTCGGCCTCGCGCTGGTCGCGACGCCGCTCGCCGGCGTGCTGGCGTTCGTCGACGTCGGCGATGCCAAGGCGACCGCGTGCGGCCCGGTGCTGGCCGGCGCGACCGCGACCGCGCAGCGGACCACCAAGGGCCAGCCGCGCGACGATGTCGGGCGCGGCACGCCCGCCAAGGCGGAGAACGGCAAGGCGTCGGACGCGGAGAAGAAGGGGCAGAAGAAGAAGTTCCTGGGAATCTTCTAA
- the rpmI gene encoding 50S ribosomal protein L35, translated as MPKLKTKSGVKKRFKLTATGLLKHGVAGKRHRLAHHNGKYIRQNRGTKLLSKASTAAVKAWAPYGLS; from the coding sequence ATGCCCAAGCTGAAGACCAAGAGCGGCGTCAAGAAACGCTTCAAGCTCACTGCCACCGGCCTGCTCAAGCACGGCGTTGCCGGCAAGCGCCACCGTCTTGCCCACCACAACGGCAAGTACATCCGTCAGAACCGCGGCACCAAGCTGCTGTCGAAGGCGAGCACCGCAGCGGTTAAGGCCTGGGCGCCTTACGGCCTGAGCTGA
- the rplT gene encoding 50S ribosomal protein L20, producing the protein MARVKRGVTTRAKHKRILVQAKGYYGRRKNTIRIARQAVEKAGQYAYRDRKVKKRTFRGLWIQRINAGVRAEGLTYSQFMHGVKLAGIELDRKVLADIAMHEGAAFSAIVAQAKAALPQTA; encoded by the coding sequence ATGGCACGCGTAAAACGGGGTGTAACCACCCGCGCCAAGCACAAGCGTATCTTGGTTCAGGCGAAGGGCTATTATGGCCGTCGCAAGAACACCATCCGCATCGCCCGCCAGGCCGTCGAGAAGGCCGGCCAGTACGCTTACCGCGACCGCAAGGTTAAGAAGCGCACGTTCCGCGGCCTGTGGATCCAGCGCATTAACGCCGGCGTCCGCGCTGAGGGCCTGACCTATTCGCAGTTCATGCACGGCGTTAAGCTCGCCGGCATCGAGCTCGACCGGAAGGTCCTTGCCGACATCGCGATGCACGAGGGCGCAGCCTTCAGCGCGATCGTCGCCCAGGCGAAGGCGGCTCTGCCCCAGACCGCGTAA
- a CDS encoding GIY-YIG nuclease family protein, producing the protein MERQPCVYILASAKHGTLYIGVTSNLLGRLHQHREGLIKGFTSRYGVVRLVHYEMADTMDAAITREKQLKTWNRDWKVTLIERDNPDWDDLAIGLGLDPVPSRGAR; encoded by the coding sequence ATGGAGCGGCAACCCTGCGTCTACATCCTCGCCAGCGCCAAGCACGGCACCCTCTATATCGGCGTGACGTCGAACCTGCTCGGAAGGCTGCACCAGCATCGCGAAGGGTTGATCAAGGGGTTCACGTCCCGCTACGGCGTGGTCCGGCTGGTGCACTATGAGATGGCCGACACGATGGACGCTGCGATCACGCGCGAGAAGCAGCTCAAGACATGGAACCGCGACTGGAAGGTGACCCTTATCGAGCGCGACAATCCGGATTGGGACGATCTGGCGATCGGCCTGGGATTGGACCCCGTTCCAAGTCGCGGTGCCCGCTAG
- the pheS gene encoding phenylalanine--tRNA ligase subunit alpha — translation MREHMLTAIAASPGLDALEACRVEALGKQGTITALLKTLGKMSPDERQVQGPAIQGLREAVATAIADRKATLERAALDARLASETLDMTLPAEALPAGTIHPVSQVMDELAEIFADLGFAVATGPEIETDWHNFSALNIPETHPARAMHDTFYLQQGIDAKAAGTADEKTTFSLLRTHTSPVQIRTMLSQKPPIRIIAPGRTYRSDSDATHTPMFHQVEGLVIDKGITLGHLKWTLETFVKAFFERDDIVLRMRPSYFPFTEPSVEIDVGYTLVKGKRVIGGAEPDGWLEILGSGMVHRKVIEACGLDPEEWQGFAFGCGIDRLAMLKYGMDDLRAFFDGDIRWLKHYGFSSLDVPTLSAGVGA, via the coding sequence ATGCGCGAACACATGCTGACCGCGATCGCCGCGTCGCCCGGGCTCGATGCGCTCGAGGCGTGCCGCGTCGAGGCGCTCGGCAAGCAGGGCACGATCACCGCGCTCCTGAAGACGCTCGGCAAGATGAGCCCCGACGAACGCCAGGTGCAGGGCCCCGCGATCCAGGGCCTGCGCGAGGCCGTCGCCACCGCGATCGCCGACCGCAAGGCGACGCTCGAACGCGCCGCGCTCGACGCGCGCCTCGCGAGCGAGACGCTCGACATGACGCTGCCTGCCGAGGCGCTGCCCGCCGGCACGATCCACCCGGTCAGCCAGGTGATGGACGAACTCGCGGAAATCTTCGCCGATCTGGGCTTCGCGGTCGCGACCGGGCCCGAGATCGAGACCGACTGGCACAACTTCTCCGCGCTCAACATTCCCGAGACGCATCCGGCGCGCGCGATGCACGACACCTTCTACCTGCAGCAGGGGATCGACGCGAAGGCCGCGGGCACCGCCGACGAGAAGACGACCTTCTCGCTGCTCCGCACGCACACGTCGCCCGTGCAGATCCGCACGATGCTGAGCCAGAAGCCGCCGATCCGCATCATCGCGCCGGGCCGCACCTATCGCTCGGATTCCGACGCGACGCACACGCCGATGTTCCACCAGGTCGAGGGCCTCGTGATCGACAAGGGCATCACGCTCGGCCATCTCAAATGGACGCTCGAGACGTTCGTGAAGGCGTTCTTCGAGCGCGACGACATCGTCCTGCGGATGCGCCCGAGCTATTTCCCCTTCACCGAACCCTCGGTCGAGATCGACGTCGGCTACACGCTGGTGAAGGGCAAGCGCGTCATCGGCGGCGCCGAGCCCGATGGCTGGCTCGAAATCCTCGGCAGCGGCATGGTCCACCGGAAGGTGATCGAAGCGTGCGGGCTCGACCCCGAGGAATGGCAGGGCTTCGCGTTCGGCTGCGGGATCGACCGCCTCGCGATGCTCAAATACGGCATGGACGACCTGCGTGCCTTCTTCGACGGCGATATCCGCTGGCTCAAGCATTACGGCTTTTCGAGCCTCGACGTCCCGACGCTGAGCGCTGGGGTGGGGGCATGA
- the pheT gene encoding phenylalanine--tRNA ligase subunit beta, with amino-acid sequence MKFTLSWLKQHLDTDATLDRIVDALTRIGLEVEGVENPGEKLAAFRIGKVLSAEPHPQADKLQVLSVDAGNGPLQVVCGAPNARAGLVGVFGAPGAYVPGLDVTLKVASIRGVESNGMMCSTRELELGDDHDGIIELPDDAPVGTPYPDYAGLTDPVIDVAITPNRQDCMGVRGIARDLAAFGLGTLKPLVATPVAGEGAGPDVRTDDPEGCPAFFAQTVSGVTNGDSPDWMRRRLTAIGQKPISALVDITNYVMIDLGRPLHVYDRAKLTGGLVARKAQAGEQVVALNGKTYTLDATMTVIADDTSVHDIGGIMGGEHSGVAPETTDVLVECAWFDPDHIARTGQKLLLTSDARSRFERGVDPAFLDDGLAIATALVLEICGGSASGVTRAGEPPVAPRLVTYDPRLCADLGGLHVAPERQARILLSLGFSVGAITTPDAYSDALFATIAGAWPVTIPSWRRDVDGPADLVEEIVRIVGIDSVPSTPLPRMPGVATPTATSEQKLERRARRAAATRGLDEAVTWSFLSEAEAAPFGGGAWTLANPISEDLKVMRPSLLPGLLAATARNLKRGAQTVRLFEIGRRYRAEAERPTLGVILAGDRRARGWREGKAAGFDAFDAKAEALALLAAAGAPVDNLQVMPVLSAAEGGEAGDAWHPGQSGTLRLGPKTILASFGMLHPSVLKAFDLDGAVAGVELYLDAIPPKRASGFMRPAYTPPALQAVRRDFAFLVPTTLAADSLVRAVKGADKAAIVSARVFDVFTGAGVEDGHKSVAVEIVLQPTARSFTDEELKAVADKVVAAAAKQGASLRN; translated from the coding sequence ATGAAGTTCACCCTCAGCTGGCTCAAGCAGCACCTCGATACCGACGCGACGCTCGACCGGATCGTCGACGCGCTGACCCGGATCGGCCTCGAAGTCGAAGGCGTCGAGAATCCCGGCGAAAAGCTCGCCGCGTTCAGGATCGGCAAGGTGCTCAGCGCCGAACCGCATCCGCAGGCCGACAAGCTCCAGGTCCTGTCGGTCGACGCAGGCAACGGCCCGCTCCAGGTCGTCTGCGGCGCCCCCAACGCGCGCGCCGGGCTGGTCGGCGTGTTCGGCGCGCCCGGCGCCTATGTCCCCGGCCTCGACGTGACATTGAAGGTCGCGAGCATCCGCGGCGTCGAATCGAACGGCATGATGTGCTCGACGCGCGAGCTGGAACTCGGCGACGACCATGACGGTATCATCGAGCTGCCCGACGACGCGCCGGTCGGCACGCCCTATCCCGATTATGCCGGGCTGACCGATCCCGTGATCGACGTCGCGATCACGCCCAACCGCCAGGACTGCATGGGCGTCCGCGGCATCGCGCGCGATCTCGCCGCGTTCGGGCTCGGCACGCTCAAGCCGCTCGTCGCCACCCCGGTGGCGGGCGAGGGCGCCGGCCCCGACGTGCGCACCGACGACCCCGAAGGCTGCCCCGCCTTCTTCGCGCAGACCGTCTCGGGCGTCACCAACGGCGACTCCCCCGACTGGATGCGCCGCCGCCTGACTGCGATCGGCCAGAAGCCCATTTCCGCGCTCGTCGACATCACCAACTACGTGATGATCGACCTCGGCCGCCCGCTGCACGTCTACGACCGTGCCAAGCTCACCGGCGGGCTCGTCGCACGCAAGGCGCAGGCGGGCGAACAGGTCGTCGCGCTCAACGGCAAGACCTACACGCTCGACGCGACGATGACCGTCATCGCCGACGACACCAGCGTCCACGACATCGGCGGCATCATGGGCGGCGAGCATTCGGGCGTCGCGCCCGAGACGACCGACGTGCTCGTCGAATGCGCCTGGTTCGACCCCGACCATATCGCGCGGACGGGTCAGAAGCTGCTGCTCACCTCCGACGCGCGCAGCCGCTTCGAACGCGGCGTCGACCCGGCGTTCCTCGACGACGGGCTCGCGATTGCGACCGCGCTGGTGCTCGAGATCTGCGGCGGCAGCGCGAGCGGCGTCACGCGCGCCGGCGAACCGCCGGTCGCGCCGCGCCTCGTCACCTACGACCCGCGGCTGTGCGCGGACCTGGGCGGGCTCCACGTCGCGCCCGAGCGGCAGGCGCGGATCCTGCTCTCGCTCGGCTTCTCGGTCGGCGCGATCACCACGCCCGACGCCTATAGCGACGCGCTGTTCGCGACGATCGCGGGCGCCTGGCCGGTGACGATCCCCAGCTGGCGCCGCGATGTCGACGGCCCCGCCGACCTGGTCGAGGAGATCGTCCGGATCGTCGGGATCGACAGCGTCCCCTCGACCCCGTTGCCGCGCATGCCGGGCGTCGCGACCCCCACCGCGACGTCCGAGCAAAAGCTCGAACGCCGCGCCCGCCGCGCCGCCGCCACCCGCGGCCTCGACGAGGCGGTGACGTGGAGCTTCCTGTCCGAGGCGGAAGCCGCGCCGTTCGGCGGCGGCGCCTGGACGCTCGCCAACCCGATCAGCGAGGACCTCAAGGTCATGCGCCCGTCGCTGCTGCCCGGCCTGCTCGCGGCGACCGCGCGCAATCTCAAGCGCGGCGCGCAGACCGTCCGCCTGTTCGAGATCGGCCGCCGCTACCGCGCCGAAGCCGAGCGCCCGACCTTGGGCGTGATCCTCGCCGGCGACCGGCGCGCACGGGGCTGGCGCGAGGGCAAGGCTGCCGGCTTCGACGCGTTCGACGCCAAGGCGGAGGCGCTCGCTTTGCTCGCCGCGGCGGGCGCACCGGTCGACAATCTGCAGGTCATGCCTGTCCTGAGCGCAGCCGAAGGGGGGGAGGCGGGCGATGCCTGGCACCCGGGCCAGTCGGGTACGCTGCGCCTGGGACCCAAGACGATCCTAGCCAGCTTCGGCATGCTGCATCCCTCGGTGCTCAAGGCGTTCGACCTCGACGGGGCGGTCGCGGGCGTCGAACTCTATCTCGACGCGATCCCGCCCAAGCGCGCGTCGGGCTTCATGCGCCCCGCCTACACCCCGCCCGCACTGCAGGCCGTCCGCCGTGACTTCGCGTTCCTCGTTCCGACCACACTCGCCGCCGACTCGCTGGTCCGCGCGGTGAAGGGTGCGGACAAGGCGGCGATCGTCTCGGCGCGCGTGTTCGACGTGTTCACCGGCGCGGGCGTCGAGGACGGCCACAAGTCGGTCGCGGTCGAGATCGTGCTGCAGCCGACCGCCAGGAGCTTTACCGACGAGGAGCTCAAGGCGGTGGCGGACAAGGTCGTTGCGGCGGCGGCGAAACAGGGCGCGAGCCTGCGGAACTAG
- a CDS encoding aldose 1-epimerase family protein, whose protein sequence is MNEMITIASADLTAVINPFGAELTSLKDAAGRELMTNADPAFWTGRAPLLFPVVGVVNDGVIRLDGRDYPMPKHGFARRSAFTVVDQTATSATFRLTDSDETRAAYPFAFALDIVFTLDGPTLSIDAQVRNPGDVTLPASFGFHPAFAWPLPYGQDRAVHRIMFESEEPDALRVIASDGTIAREERVSPLDGRDLFLRDDLFATDALVWDDVKSHAVIYGAPQGPHLAIAFPDTPKLGIWTKPGAAYVCVEPWHGIADPSGYTGDYRDKPGVFEVAAGDTKHIGMSVTLVP, encoded by the coding sequence ATGAACGAAATGATCACGATCGCATCGGCGGACCTGACGGCGGTCATCAACCCGTTCGGCGCCGAATTGACGTCGCTGAAGGACGCCGCCGGTCGCGAGCTGATGACGAACGCCGATCCCGCCTTCTGGACCGGCCGTGCGCCGCTCCTCTTCCCCGTCGTCGGCGTGGTGAACGATGGCGTGATCCGCCTCGACGGCCGCGACTATCCGATGCCCAAGCACGGCTTCGCGCGCCGCTCGGCCTTCACGGTCGTCGACCAGACCGCGACGTCCGCCACCTTCCGCCTGACCGACAGCGACGAGACACGGGCCGCGTATCCGTTCGCCTTCGCGCTCGACATCGTCTTCACGCTCGACGGCCCGACGCTCTCGATCGACGCGCAGGTCCGCAACCCCGGCGACGTGACGCTACCGGCGAGCTTCGGCTTCCACCCCGCCTTCGCCTGGCCGCTCCCCTACGGCCAGGATCGCGCCGTGCACCGCATCATGTTCGAATCCGAAGAGCCCGACGCACTCCGCGTGATCGCCTCCGACGGCACGATCGCCCGCGAGGAGCGCGTGTCGCCGCTCGACGGCCGCGACCTGTTCCTGCGCGACGACCTGTTCGCGACCGACGCGCTGGTCTGGGACGACGTGAAGAGCCACGCGGTGATCTACGGCGCCCCGCAAGGCCCGCACCTCGCCATCGCCTTCCCCGACACGCCGAAACTCGGCATCTGGACCAAGCCCGGCGCCGCCTATGTCTGCGTCGAACCCTGGCACGGCATCGCCGACCCCAGCGGCTATACCGGCGACTACCGCGACAAGCCGGGCGTGTTCGAGGTCGCAGCCGGTGACACGAAGCATATCGGCATGAGCGTGACTTTGGTGCCATGA
- a CDS encoding peptide chain release factor 3, whose amino-acid sequence MTISPRRTFAIISHPDAGKTTLTEKLLYFGGAIHLAGEVKARGANRRARSDWMKIEQQRGISVTSSVMTFERNGITFNLLDTPGHEDFSEDTYRTLTAVDSAVMVIDAAKGIEPQTRKLFEVCRLRNVPIITFVNKVDREGRAPFELLDEVAEMLQLDVCPMSWPVGMGGEFEGVYDLYANTLSRPEGDSREYLGKPIPFTDLNDPKLADILTPDGLEKLVEEAELAQGGYAAFDAESYRAGNLTPVYFGSALKDFGVAELIGALADYAPEPRPQPAEPAPVSPDGTEVTGFVFKVQANMDPNHRDRIAFMRLCSGVFKRGMKLTPSGSGKPIAVHSPILFFAQNRELADEAFPGDIIGIPNHGTLRVGDTLSEKADVRFTGLPNFAPEILRRVVLKDFAKTKQLRKALDDMAEEGVTQVFYPDIGSNWIIGVVGQLQLEVLLSRLDAEYKVAAGLEPAPFDTARWVSAAEPADLKDFMDQNRGAMAKDRDGNPVFLAKSAWEVGYIADRYAKVKFAATRER is encoded by the coding sequence ATGACCATCTCCCCCCGCCGCACCTTCGCGATCATCTCGCACCCCGACGCCGGCAAGACGACGCTGACCGAAAAGCTCCTCTATTTCGGCGGCGCGATCCATCTCGCCGGCGAGGTGAAGGCGCGCGGGGCGAACCGTCGCGCGCGCTCCGACTGGATGAAGATCGAGCAGCAGCGCGGCATCTCGGTCACCTCGTCGGTGATGACGTTCGAGCGGAACGGCATCACCTTCAACCTGCTCGACACGCCGGGCCACGAGGATTTCTCGGAGGACACCTATCGCACGCTGACCGCGGTCGATTCCGCGGTCATGGTGATCGACGCCGCCAAGGGCATCGAGCCGCAGACGCGAAAACTGTTCGAGGTCTGCCGGCTGCGCAACGTGCCGATCATCACCTTCGTCAACAAGGTCGACCGCGAGGGCCGCGCGCCGTTCGAGCTGCTCGACGAGGTCGCCGAGATGCTCCAGCTCGACGTCTGCCCGATGAGCTGGCCGGTCGGCATGGGCGGCGAGTTCGAGGGCGTGTACGACCTCTACGCCAACACGCTGAGCCGCCCCGAAGGCGACAGCCGCGAATATCTCGGCAAGCCGATCCCCTTCACCGACCTCAACGACCCCAAGCTCGCCGACATCCTCACCCCCGACGGCCTCGAAAAGCTCGTCGAGGAAGCCGAGCTCGCGCAAGGCGGCTATGCCGCGTTCGACGCCGAGTCCTACCGCGCGGGCAACCTGACCCCGGTCTATTTCGGCTCGGCGCTGAAGGATTTCGGCGTCGCCGAACTGATCGGCGCGCTCGCCGACTATGCGCCCGAACCGCGCCCGCAGCCCGCCGAGCCTGCCCCCGTCAGCCCCGACGGGACCGAGGTCACCGGCTTCGTCTTCAAGGTCCAGGCGAACATGGACCCCAACCACCGCGATCGCATCGCGTTCATGCGGCTGTGTTCGGGCGTGTTCAAGCGCGGGATGAAGCTCACGCCGTCGGGCTCGGGCAAGCCGATCGCGGTGCATTCGCCGATCCTGTTCTTCGCGCAGAACCGGGAGCTCGCCGACGAGGCGTTCCCGGGTGACATCATCGGCATCCCGAACCACGGCACGCTGCGTGTCGGCGACACGCTCAGCGAAAAGGCCGACGTCCGCTTCACCGGCTTGCCGAATTTCGCGCCCGAGATCCTGCGCCGCGTCGTGCTCAAGGATTTCGCCAAGACCAAGCAGTTGCGCAAAGCGCTCGACGACATGGCCGAGGAGGGGGTGACGCAGGTCTTCTACCCCGACATCGGCTCGAACTGGATCATCGGCGTGGTCGGGCAGCTCCAGCTCGAGGTGCTGCTGAGCCGGCTCGACGCGGAGTACAAGGTTGCGGCAGGACTCGAGCCCGCGCCGTTCGACACCGCACGCTGGGTGAGCGCGGCCGAGCCCGCCGACCTCAAGGACTTCATGGACCAGAATCGCGGCGCGATGGCGAAGGACCGCGACGGCAACCCGGTGTTCCTGGCGAAGAGCGCGTGGGAAGTCGGCTACATCGCCGACCGCTATGCCAAGGTGAAGTTCGCCGCCACGCGGGAACGGTAG
- a CDS encoding MerR family transcriptional regulator, with protein sequence MADSPVDHRAGDQAGGDEKGGGQKALDQKSGKTSTAFRTIGELSRETGLPQHILRYWETRFPQLRPLQRAGNRRYYRPEDARLVRKIDALLNRDGYTVRGVQQLLTKEAGDDVATPIDTLRAIRDLLARALAEDGV encoded by the coding sequence ATGGCGGACTCGCCAGTCGATCACAGGGCCGGCGATCAAGCGGGCGGCGACGAGAAGGGCGGCGGCCAGAAGGCCCTCGATCAGAAGAGCGGCAAGACCAGCACCGCGTTCCGGACGATCGGCGAATTGTCGCGCGAGACCGGGCTGCCGCAACACATCCTGCGCTATTGGGAGACGCGCTTCCCGCAGCTGCGCCCGCTGCAGCGCGCCGGCAACCGCCGCTATTACCGGCCCGAGGATGCGCGGCTGGTGCGAAAGATCGACGCGCTGCTGAACCGCGACGGCTATACCGTGCGCGGCGTGCAGCAGCTGCTGACCAAGGAGGCCGGCGACGACGTGGCCACGCCGATCGACACGCTGCGCGCGATCCGGGATTTGCTGGCGCGGGCACTGGCGGAGGATGGGGTCTGA
- a CDS encoding integration host factor subunit alpha yields MTTGTLTRADLAESLHREVGLSRADSSKIVEQILAEMCGALSRGENVKISGFGTFVLRDKGERVGRNPKTGIEVPIAPRRVLTFRASQMMRERIVGAG; encoded by the coding sequence ATGACCACAGGGACGTTGACACGAGCTGATCTTGCCGAATCGCTGCACCGCGAAGTCGGCCTGTCGCGCGCGGACTCCTCGAAGATCGTCGAGCAGATCCTGGCCGAGATGTGCGGGGCGCTGTCGCGGGGCGAGAACGTCAAGATCTCCGGTTTCGGCACCTTCGTGCTGCGCGACAAGGGTGAGCGCGTCGGTCGCAATCCCAAGACGGGCATTGAGGTGCCGATCGCGCCACGCCGCGTCCTGACCTTCCGCGCCAGCCAGATGATGCGCGAACGCATCGTGGGCGCGGGGTAA